A single region of the Salipaludibacillus sp. LMS25 genome encodes:
- a CDS encoding ABC transporter permease, with the protein MNAWIKAETIKIKNNPLLITSLVLTFIFMVYIVFDPFPYAELRIPGYFSSVFLLSLTILGIVPIIILGSFLSYQEHSWNTFQLLLNSYNRVQTFFYKTCYILIASFLLTTVTTLFSWVVHIFLGAPGQLFISQIIFQIVSVSLICFFWGELAFVVALLTKNVAFSIGALFLLNVLEPSLYLSFNENLLKYFIVFNQKGLLSHTFSNLIEGSYIIVPIGDYPSFLWSILYQAILISVILFVGYQYIKKCPINS; encoded by the coding sequence ATGAATGCATGGATAAAAGCAGAGACCATCAAAATTAAAAACAATCCCCTGTTAATTACTAGTCTAGTTTTAACATTCATATTTATGGTCTATATCGTTTTTGATCCTTTTCCATATGCAGAATTAAGAATTCCTGGGTATTTTAGCTCCGTCTTTCTATTGTCACTTACTATTTTAGGGATCGTTCCCATCATCATTTTAGGCTCTTTCCTAAGTTATCAGGAGCATTCATGGAATACGTTTCAATTATTATTAAATTCGTATAACAGAGTGCAGACTTTTTTTTATAAAACATGCTATATTCTTATCGCTAGTTTTTTACTCACAACGGTGACTACTTTATTTAGCTGGGTTGTGCATATTTTTTTAGGTGCGCCAGGTCAGCTATTTATTTCACAGATCATTTTTCAAATCGTTTCAGTGAGTCTTATTTGTTTTTTTTGGGGGGAATTAGCATTTGTAGTTGCACTTTTAACTAAAAATGTTGCATTTAGTATTGGCGCACTATTTTTGTTAAATGTCCTCGAACCGTCGCTCTATCTTTCTTTTAATGAGAATTTGCTTAAATATTTTATAGTATTTAATCAGAAAGGGCTTTTGTCCCACACTTTCTCTAACTTAATCGAGGGTAGTTATATTATCGTACCTATAGGTGATTATCCTTCTTTTCTATGGAGCATCCTTTACCAAGCTATATTAATTAGTGTTATCCTATTTGTTGGGTACCAATACATTAAAAAATGCCCTATAAATAGTTAA